In Lolium rigidum isolate FL_2022 chromosome 7, APGP_CSIRO_Lrig_0.1, whole genome shotgun sequence, the DNA window GATTTGGGTAATCTAGGACCAAAACCATGCCTATTAGTATGGAACGTGTGTTCGGTTTTAGTTTGCTCGTCATCATCGTTATTATCAGATAAGGCATAAGTTTCAGCGTGGGTAACAGATCGCTCACCCTTGACTAGAGATTCTCTCCCATACCAGTACCCACCCTGGAAACGATGTTGTGGACGGTGCCCTTCAGGCCGAAGCGGACCCGGGTCCCGATCGACGGACTCCGGTGTCGAGAGCTTGGCAGCGGTTGTCTCCATGGACGTCAGCCGCGTCGCCACACGCTCCATCGACTGCTTCAATTACTCCACCGAGCGACCCAAGCCGGTGTTGGCTTGAATCACCCGATCGATGGTGGATTCCACCTTCGAGGCGCTCCGCACGAGTCCTGCTGCGTGAGGGCGAGCTTGTCGAGCACCGAGTTGATCTCCGTGATGCGAAGATCGTTGGCCTGCCCCGCCTCTGCGGTCGGCTTGTTCGCCTCCATCGTCGCCGCCAGCAGCTGGCGCAGATCGGCGATGGTCATCTCCGCCATCTCCACCCGCTGGGTCAGATTCAATCGGCCGGATTTCGCCGTCGTGGAACACTATCCTCCGGCGAACCGAATTAGGGTAGACCCGAAGGTGTTTTGTGCAGATCCGTAAGGATCTGCACCCGTCGTCCGGATTTATCGACCAGAATCATCGATTCGCACACGGGGAGAAAAATCCAGGGCCGAaactgctctgataccacttgctaTGACCTTGATCGCAATCCTCGCGTCACGCACATGCAACGGGATCTAGTCCTTGATTTAACAGGGATGATATAGAGTTTTGGAGTTGCACCGAAGCAAGAGGGGGAAGGAGAGGTTCTAGGGTAATCTCATTACAATCATGATATCGTTCCCCAGCCACACGCGTTGCTACTTACCCGATACATTGTCCTTGCTGATGATGGGCTGGGCCGTGATGGTCTTCATCTGGTGGGCCTTGGCCCAACAGATGTCATGCTTCCTGCATCTCCTCGTGACTGGTATCATAGCAGAGCCATACAGTTTAGAGAGATTGCAAGCAGCCGAACGTTCACTGAAAGAGACCCCCACCCTACTGTTTTGAACAGTGTATTGGTATTTCAAACACACtttgaaaatgtatctacttgtTTAGTGAGTCATATTTCGAAGTGCTGATATAAATGTTGAGAGCCAGTTTTTATAATATTTGCTCAAAAATGTTCAGAGGCAGTTTTTATAATATTGCTAAAAAGTGTTCAGAGGCAGTTCACAGGTGAAAAAATTCAGAAGCAGTTCACAGGTAAAAAATAATAATCAGAGACAGCTTTGTGAAGTGCCTCTTAATATGTTCGGAGGCAATTTGTAAAGTGCCTCTTAAAATCTTCAGAGGCAGTTTTAAAGTGCCTCAAAACTGTCCGCTCAGGGGTACTTTTTCAAAGTGTCGTAAAATGTTTTTAGCAACATCACTAATTCGGCATTCCAAAGTGCCTGTACAGATACTTTCGGGTACTTATTTGATTTTTTAATGCGCCTTTGAATGCCTTGGCCACAGTGACGTAATGTGTTGGCTGTTTCTTTAGATCATCGTATTCGCTAGTACGCAGTGCGTGGGACGAATCTTCAGGCTTTTGTCATTGGGAAAATGTAAGTTGATCATTCATCAGTTGTATCCTTATTTTTTCGGGTGCAGAAAGCGGAGTTGGGGCAGTTGTTTCCAAACGCTCAACAAGAGAATCTATGCCTAAAGATAACAGAGCCTTGGATTCTTTAATCTTTATTGGGTTTGACATTGAAAAAGGCAGTGTCATTATCAAGATATACAAAAAGAAAGACCAGTATGAAATAAAGATGGTTGTGCGCATAGACTGatgcgaggtcgatcaatttagaTCTTTTCTCCAGACAACCAGCGGGTGTAGAACGCCAGAGATTCTTTTGGCTTGTACTCAGGAACAGTGTGTCCAGATCCCTGAAACATGAATCTTATTAAAAGGACTGAGCCAAATTACAGTTACACTGGAAAAAATAGTAAAAAGTGGACCAACTCTCGTCAATTTGTTGAGATCCTCATTCAGCTAAAAGAAATTGAAGTGATAAAGTTTTGGTTTAAACACAGTAGTTACTGTAGTCCGACCAGTCATGTCAAACTGGTGGAGGTTCACAAATCACCAGGGTAAGTCATTGATGCAGAAAAAGGTCTAATAAGCTGGTTGTATTTCTAGAGTATTTTTCTGCTATAGAAATTTGTACCTAACAATATATGTAATCGGAGGTGGAGAAGCTGCAGTTAAATGCATAGTTAACTATTAAACTTGTATAGTTACATACCTTTATGGTGAGGAAGGTAAGATTGTGATCATAACCTTGTGTATATCTGCAGTCAGAGAAAACAGACGGCTTAAATCAACTGTCAGACATAAGTTTccttgatcccaatgaagtccaaaaCAGCTACTCAAGGAAAGTGTAGCCATACAAGCATGCATGTAGCTCCTCTTTATAAACTAGATTGCAGATTGCTTCCCGATGACAGATCATTATATCGGGCCGCGTTGTTATTATTTAACAATAGCACACCAAATGGGAgatatataattcaacttgatatACATGTAAATGATAATAATCAAGGTGAACGATATAAGAGGAGAAGGTAGAACATCATACCCAGCAACTTGCCCTCCAAAGTACCATGATCGCCATGAATCAACAACTCCGTAGCCTAATGATCTGACCCATGCCTCCGTTCCGGTGAAAGGGATACAAAGATCATGATCTCCACTATACAATTACACACAAAAAGTTGTCAGATACCATTTTGATTTCTTCATCAAGAGATTAGATGTTGAAAAACGCGAGGGTGAGCACGCCATGGTATGCCCTGGGCCTTTTGTAAAAGAACATATGCAttgttataaacgcgacaagcaaataacgaagaacgataaaagaaCGCAGtggagacacgagatttaacgtggaaaaccctttccAACAcagcacgggcgccagccagcaaaacttcactatatcggggagtgtttacaaacaccgtgggttatcttataatctgataatcgctagccggtggcttacaagatgtatatataggcggtggcaacgatccgtaccgtaccgcgggggctaccgccccccgcaccccccttCGCAGGCATCCCAGCAGGACACGACGTATGTATGTGCTAATTTCATACtctgctacgcttcggcccaagcctaccggcgacgggtcTCGTtctgctcgtcagaagttagcctccctttagtatatgattttggatcataatataacacacatattAAGTTTATTCCACAAGCGTGTATTGTGCGGAAGTACCAGTACTAATAGAAAATCGTGACAAAGTTATACACATGTGAACTGCGAAATTAGACCAATTTGCGCCACAGTGCCAAAaatccatactagaatgtctcttagattttaattttttttgtattagaAGCATTAGTTAATCCATGCGTTAATTTTCTCTGGTCATTGTTCCACGGTCAGTTTAAGCATTCCAAAAGGATAATAGACTTAACCTTGCTACAAAGTTAGTAGACTTaagcacatggcatgcacatcaaTGTAAGCTCATGAGATTTGTGGAATAATCATCTTAACCCAGGTCCAGATCGATAACCTCTCATTTATTTTCATGAAGCCATATATATTAAAGCCTATTGTGTTAAAGGCAAGAATTATAGTCTAGGAGACTAGGACCATTGTCAGAACCAGTTTACCCAGGGTAAATAGTAGGAGTGTGAACTTTGAAAGGTCGTCCATGTCAAATGATCAAGTTGCAGGTGTGTCTCATACCTGTAAATAAGTACTCGATATCCCATAGCTGTAAACATTTTGTGATACTTCAGCATGCTGCCTGCCTCATGAGTGTAGTCTATTCTTGCAGTATTCAATTCCCATGATCCAATTACGCTTTTCTGACGTGCCATGTTGACCAAAATTGTTCCCAACAAACAAGATGGAGTGAATTAGCGCTAATTTCAGGAGTAAATTCACATGAACTTCTGGTTCTCTATGGATCAGCAACCATACCGGTTTGGCGTGAATGGCAGCTCTTACATCTTCATCATCCAGCCATATGGTCGCGAGTTCGTCACTCTAAAAGTACATGTAATTGTTATAGAAAGAGAAAAATTGCAATAACTGAAAGGGTATTGGTATAATTGCATACCATGCATGGAAGTGATCTACCAGTAAGCTTAGGCCACATGGGAACACGTCCATTGCTCACAGCAAGGCGGAGAGGCCATGAACGACCCGCCATCCTCTTCCTCACGGGGAAAGGCCTCTCGGTCTCACCTAGCTTTCTGAAGCTTGCTGGCAAGCTGCTGTTCACGAAAACTACCTCTTGGATTTCAGGGTGGTGATAGCATGGTGCAAGAATGTTGTACTGGTTCAGGTCTTTCAGTTCCTGCAGATGACATCACAAATTGAGGCCTTACTGAATCAATAAGATTGCGTATTTGCTTGTCGGGTTACAGGTTCTGGCACGTGGACATTACCCAACGCACTCGATCTATCTTTTCTTGGCAAACATCGTTAACTTCTCCCCAGAATGTGCCATGGCAAGCAGCACTGACATTCTGAAACAGTGCAACAGTCAAGTCATTTTACCATGCTATCTATCAAAAAATGGAATTGCGCATAAATGAGACGGCGAAAAAGAACCTCAAAAAATTCGGTTGAGATGAGACCCATCCCATGTGCAAACGGCACGAAAGAGTTGTAATCGTAGCCCATGTCAGTTGCTCCATTACCAATCAGATAGCCCTGGATGCAAATTTTAACTTCAGGTTGTAAACTCACACGCAATTTTGCATGCACAACTGGATACAAAGGATAAAATGTTACTGGGAATGACCTTCAGATTAATTCTTGGCTGCAGATCCTTTTGTGTCCCTGGA includes these proteins:
- the LOC124675613 gene encoding serine carboxypeptidase 1-like, which codes for MASSPFPLLLALVLLLFSVATAAPENHLVAQLPGFDGAFPSKHYSGYVTVDESNDRRLFYYVVLSERDPATDPVVLWLNGGPGCSSFDGFVYENGPFNFERGSTPGGLPKLQLNPYSWSKVSNIIYLDSPAGVGMSYSSNKSDYTTGDMKTAADAHTFLLKWFELYTELQSNPFYISGESYAGIYIPTLADEVVKGTQKDLQPRINLKGYLIGNGATDMGYDYNSFVPFAHGMGLISTEFFENVSAACHGTFWGEVNDVCQEKIDRVRWELKDLNQYNILAPCYHHPEIQEVVFVNSSLPASFRKLGETERPFPVRKRMAGRSWPLRLAVSNGRVPMWPKLTGRSLPCMSDELATIWLDDEDVRAAIHAKPKSVIGSWELNTARIDYTHEAGSMLKYHKMFTAMGYRVLIYSGDHDLCIPFTGTEAWVRSLGYGVVDSWRSWYFGGQVAGYTQGYDHNLTFLTIKGSGHTVPEYKPKESLAFYTRWLSGEKI